The following proteins are co-located in the Polymorphospora rubra genome:
- a CDS encoding FecCD family ABC transporter permease, translating to MTGGAPPVTVRAGRFSVLVERRTVAVSLTLLGIALLLAFVGLSHGSTWSTPPEVFAALTGRGDSAVVILRWRLPRVAAALVFGAALGLAGAIFQNLTRNPLGSPDVIGLDAGAYTGALIAIAVLNGTSAQLATGSVLGGLLAAAAIYLLSLDSGLNGLRLVVTGIAVNAILTALNSWIVLRAELDVAIAATGWNAGSLNGVDWDELYLPFAVVGVLALALVALSNAMHQAALGDQLAVTSGVGLNRLRLLLVLVGVGCTATVTAVAGPIVFIALAAPQIGRRLARAAGVTLLPAALAGAVLLLCADLVAQLLLAPVALPVGVVTTAIGGCYLIWLLIREVKRR from the coding sequence GTGACCGGCGGCGCACCCCCGGTCACGGTCCGGGCCGGACGGTTCTCGGTCCTGGTCGAACGGCGTACGGTCGCCGTGTCACTGACCCTGCTCGGCATCGCCCTGTTGCTGGCCTTCGTCGGCCTCAGCCACGGCAGCACCTGGTCGACACCGCCCGAGGTGTTCGCGGCGCTGACCGGGCGCGGCGACTCGGCGGTGGTGATCCTCCGGTGGCGGCTGCCCCGGGTGGCCGCGGCCCTCGTCTTCGGTGCCGCCCTCGGCCTCGCCGGGGCGATCTTCCAGAACCTGACCCGCAATCCGCTCGGCAGCCCGGACGTCATCGGCCTGGACGCTGGCGCGTACACCGGCGCGCTGATCGCGATCGCGGTCCTGAACGGGACGTCGGCACAGCTCGCCACCGGCTCGGTGCTCGGCGGCCTGCTGGCCGCGGCGGCGATCTACCTGCTGTCGCTCGACTCCGGACTCAACGGCCTGCGGCTGGTCGTCACCGGGATCGCGGTCAACGCCATCCTGACCGCGCTCAACTCGTGGATCGTGCTGCGCGCCGAACTCGACGTGGCGATCGCCGCGACCGGCTGGAACGCGGGCTCGCTGAACGGCGTCGACTGGGACGAGCTGTACCTGCCGTTCGCCGTGGTCGGCGTACTCGCCCTGGCGCTCGTCGCGCTGTCGAACGCGATGCACCAGGCGGCACTCGGCGACCAGCTCGCGGTCACCTCCGGGGTCGGTCTGAACCGGCTCCGCCTGCTGCTGGTCCTGGTCGGGGTCGGCTGCACCGCGACGGTGACCGCGGTCGCCGGTCCGATCGTGTTCATCGCGCTGGCCGCGCCGCAGATCGGCCGCCGGCTGGCCCGGGCCGCCGGCGTCACCCTGCTGCCGGCCGCGCTGGCCGGCGCGGTGCTGCTGCTCTGCGCCGACCTGGTCGCGCAGTTGCTGCTGGCCCCGGTCGCGCTGCCGGTCGGCGTGGTGACGACGGCGATCGGCGGCTGCTATCTCATCTGGCTGCTCATCAGGGAGGTGAAGCGACGGTGA
- a CDS encoding ABC transporter ATP-binding protein, translated as MKARLTARDLTLAYGDRVVSTQIDLDIPDGAFTAIVGPNACGKSTLLKALVRLLTPATGAIRLDGRDVAAHRPKAFAREVGFLPQGLVAPENITVRRLVARGRYPHQSLLSTWSPDDERAVDEAMAAAGVTELAGRQVEELSGGQRQRVWIAMVLAQRTPYLLLDEPTTFLDITHQYGLLALFARLRDEGRTVIAVLHDINQACRFADHLVAMRDGRVVAEGAPADIVDAALMRRVFDLPSIVMPNPATGAPMVVPTA; from the coding sequence GTGAAGGCGCGGCTGACCGCCCGGGATCTGACCCTCGCGTACGGCGACCGGGTGGTGTCGACGCAGATCGACCTCGACATCCCCGACGGCGCGTTCACCGCGATCGTCGGGCCGAACGCGTGCGGGAAGTCGACGCTGCTGAAGGCGCTCGTCCGGTTGCTCACCCCGGCGACCGGCGCGATCCGCCTCGACGGCCGCGACGTGGCCGCCCACCGGCCGAAGGCCTTCGCGCGGGAGGTCGGCTTCCTGCCCCAGGGACTCGTCGCGCCGGAGAACATCACGGTGCGGCGGCTGGTCGCCCGGGGCCGCTACCCGCACCAGTCGCTGCTGTCGACGTGGTCGCCCGACGACGAGCGGGCCGTCGACGAGGCGATGGCGGCGGCCGGGGTCACCGAACTGGCCGGGCGGCAGGTCGAGGAGCTGTCCGGCGGCCAGCGGCAACGGGTGTGGATCGCGATGGTACTGGCCCAGCGGACGCCGTACCTGCTGCTCGACGAGCCCACCACGTTCCTCGACATCACCCACCAGTACGGGCTCCTCGCCCTGTTCGCCCGGCTGCGTGACGAGGGCCGTACGGTGATCGCGGTGCTGCACGACATCAACCAGGCGTGCCGGTTCGCCGACCACCTGGTGGCGATGAGGGACGGCCGGGTGGTCGCCGAGGGGGCACCGGCCGACATCGTGGACGCGGCGCTGATGCGGCGGGTCTTCGACCTGCCGAGCATCGTCATGCCCAACCCGGCGACCGGTGCGCCGATGGTGGTGCCGACG